A single region of the Paludibacter jiangxiensis genome encodes:
- a CDS encoding REP-associated tyrosine transposase: MSRKYKFYKPDGVYFVSFATVNWIDVFTRRVYKDIVVESLNYCIQEKCLIVYAWVIMSNHVHLVIASKAGALEDVMRDLKRHTSKAILKEIEDNPQESRKEWMLWMFRRAGEKNCNNSKYQFWQQHNQPEELGREAYDIDRTIAYIHENPVRDGFVDRAEEYPYSSAVDFAGGIGRVNIEPA; the protein is encoded by the coding sequence ATGAGCCGTAAGTACAAATTTTACAAACCGGATGGGGTTTACTTTGTGAGTTTTGCAACTGTAAACTGGATAGATGTGTTCACTCGTCGTGTATACAAAGATATTGTAGTGGAAAGTCTCAATTACTGTATTCAGGAAAAGTGCTTAATAGTGTATGCTTGGGTTATTATGAGTAATCATGTTCATTTGGTAATTGCCAGTAAAGCCGGGGCATTGGAAGATGTTATGAGAGATTTGAAACGACATACATCGAAGGCCATACTAAAAGAGATAGAAGATAATCCACAGGAGAGCCGAAAGGAATGGATGCTTTGGATGTTCAGACGGGCAGGAGAGAAGAATTGCAACAACTCGAAGTATCAATTCTGGCAACAGCACAACCAACCGGAAGAACTTGGAAGAGAAGCGTATGATATTGATCGTACCATAGCCTATATTCACGAAAACCCTGTACGAGATGGCTTTGTCGATCGTGCAGAAGAATATCCGTACAGCAGTGCCGTCGATTTTGCAGGAGGCATAGGTCGGGTTAATATTGAGCCGGCATAA
- a CDS encoding alpha/beta hydrolase family protein — MKKIYSFVMLMAFAALSVPNPAFAQGAAPASLPTSRVVEDGGTGSYSAIMLTESSLPTHTVFRPKHLSAFGDKNKLPIIVWGNGACANSPWEHINFLSEVASHGFLVVAIGPMPQEGQRGGGKSTSSQMIDAINWAIAQNSDKNSPYYNKIDITKIAVSGMSCGGLQTLETAPDPRVTTAVICNSGILGDAGSGMSGMPNLKKDHLLKLHTPTLYILGGETDIAYNNGMDDFKRINHLPVFVANMNVGHGGTYSKPHGGEFAKVATAWYLWQLKGDEEAAKMFKGNPAGLSKFPEWKVEKKMLP, encoded by the coding sequence TTATGGCATTTGCAGCCCTTAGTGTGCCGAACCCGGCATTTGCACAGGGAGCTGCTCCTGCAAGTTTACCAACATCCAGAGTGGTTGAAGATGGTGGCACCGGCTCTTATAGCGCCATTATGCTTACCGAAAGCTCGCTGCCTACTCACACAGTTTTCCGTCCCAAACATTTGAGCGCATTTGGCGACAAAAACAAATTGCCCATTATCGTCTGGGGAAATGGAGCTTGTGCAAACTCTCCCTGGGAACATATCAACTTTTTATCGGAAGTGGCCTCGCACGGTTTTTTGGTAGTTGCCATTGGACCTATGCCTCAGGAAGGACAGCGTGGTGGCGGGAAATCAACTTCGTCGCAAATGATTGATGCCATTAACTGGGCCATTGCTCAAAACAGCGATAAGAATAGCCCCTATTACAACAAAATTGACATTACGAAGATTGCAGTAAGCGGCATGTCGTGTGGTGGGCTGCAAACACTCGAAACAGCTCCCGATCCGCGCGTAACAACGGCAGTGATCTGCAATAGCGGCATTCTGGGCGATGCCGGAAGCGGAATGAGTGGTATGCCTAACCTCAAAAAAGACCACTTACTGAAATTGCACACGCCTACACTCTATATTCTGGGTGGCGAAACTGACATTGCGTATAATAACGGGATGGACGATTTTAAACGCATCAATCATCTTCCGGTTTTTGTTGCAAATATGAATGTCGGTCATGGCGGAACCTACAGCAAACCCCATGGTGGAGAATTTGCAAAGGTTGCAACAGCCTGGTATTTATGGCAATTAAAAGGCGATGAAGAAGCCGCTAAGATGTTTAAGGGTAATCCGGCAGGACTTTCAAAATTTCCGGAATGGAAAGTTGAAAAGAAAATGTTGCCTTAA